The Phalacrocorax carbo chromosome 2, bPhaCar2.1, whole genome shotgun sequence region CTGCGTTTGCCCTTGCCCCGCGCAGCTCTGCATCCATAAACTGGCGTGCCACAGCTTCGGAGTGGAGTGCAGGATCAAGGGGACACACCAGTCTGGGCTCTTACACGGGCTGCCGAGGGCACGGCTGAGCTGGGAAAGGGTCCTGCTGCTCTGACCTTTGTGCTCTGGAACACAGACGTCTTCAGGGCCACTCAGAGTGATACAGGCCCACTTCTTCCAGGGCACCTTCTCAAATTCTGAGTCTGTGTCTTACACCAGATGCCTTATGGGGGGAAGAAAGTGAGTATATGTGAGGATGAcgcaaatatatatatgaaaagacAAAAGGGTATGAAATAGTTCAGATTTTAATCCCGGAGCCATGGAGATCAGGAAACACCTGCCTGGGGGCCAAGGGGGTGGCGGGGCCCAGCCCCAAGCTCctgctgtgattttaaaaactatcctgtccctccccccgcccccaacaTCCGCCCGCAGCTGTGAGACGCGGCCAAAAGTCACTAATTATCTACTGACCTGTTCTGCGCAATTATGCCGAAAATGATGCCGCCTAATTAACCTGACATGCAAGATCGCGCCCTGTCAAGGCCGATCGGGGCCTCCCTGTGCCCAGCAGGGCCGTCACCCCCCGTCCCGGCCAGGGCCAGCGCTGTCACCCCAGGTCCCACACGGTCACCCCAATGCCCCCCACACGGCCACAGCAGGGCCCCACGCAGGCCACCCGAAGCTGTCACCCCAGGGAACCCCCGCAGGCACCATGGGGTCCCACATGGTCGCTCCCATGTTCCACACGACCACAACAGGATCCGACACCGTCTCCACAGGACCCCACTCAGTCACCGCGGGCTCCCACAGGGCGGTCACGGCGGGGCCCTCGGGCGGGCAGCCCGTTAGAGCAGTAGGAGAaacggccgggccgggccgggccgggccgtcCCCACCGCCCCTCGTCCTCccccgcggcgggccggggcggccccggtCCCTCGGCGGCGCCCGGTCCCTCGGCGCCCCGGCGGGCCGGGAGGGaggcggccgggcggggcccggggcagCGCCGAGAGCCCGCGCGGGGATCGCTTCTGCAGCCGCCTCGTTAGCGCAGTAGGTAGCGCGTCAGTCTCATAATCTGAAGGTCGTGAGTTCGATCCTCACACGGGGCAAGGGCGGGCAGTCCTTTTCTTTCCGGCAGCGGCCCCCACACTTTTAGCTCTGACAAAACCGCTCTCCAGCCCCTCAGCTTTGCCCTTGCTGTCGTGATTTAGGAAGCTGTAGTTGCAGGGCAAGGGCCTCTGCATCCTGGAAATAATTTCCACAACCTACGTTCTTCAAAAATGGGCTTTGGCAGGAGAATTTCTGCATCTGAGCTGTAGTAACAGCTTGGGAATGGAGAAACAGGTCCTGCTTCTGTGGTGGGCGGTGGGGTAAATccagagcagaggcagggcCAGGGGGTCCGGCAGTGGGCCCTGCCGGCTGGAAACACTCTGGTTTAGGCACATCTACAGCTGTAATGCTTTATGAACCATAAGCGTTTACACACGTGGCCCAAGGTGCTAGCCAAAAACAtaatgggtttattttttactttaaacatAGAAATAATTGCATGTAAACTCCAAGACAGCCATCAGAATAAGGCACTTCCCATCTACTCCTTCCACCTCCCAGAAATTATCTTTGCCTGTtgcattttccctccttttgaAACAGAACGATGGCTCTTCTCCACGCCCTGCCGAGGGCTGCAACGAGATGTCTGCGGATCCCGGGATGGCCAGTGAAAATCAGCCTAGCAGCACATAaagaattgtttttatttagatCCTCTGTCCCCTTTTTTTATTGTGAAATGTACCTGCTAATATGTATAGCAACTACATGGATCTCCAGCAGCAGGGGttccacagcccctctgggcctTATTTTCAGTCTCTGGCTCTCAGcggaaaggatttttttatccAGTTACAAATTTCCCTGCTGCAACTTGCAGAACCCACTTACATACCACTGACAAAAGCGACACGTGAACAGTGGTTTGTTTCTTCAAGTGATGGCATTCGccagaacaaataaaataacaagTTGAAGAACAACTAAAGTAAACAAATACTGCAAGCGTAATAACTTAAGGGTAAAAAGTGAGtttattttagaagtaaaaATAGCATTATAGTTACCAAGAAAATAACGAGAAGGTTACCAACAACACACACTTTTCCAgctagaattttatttttatataaaaatatttccaaagacCCTTATAATAAACAATCTATGATCAGTCCTTAACCACACTATACACATCTAGCATTTTACTGATTAATAATTTGAAAGTACAGGTGAGGTCCAGAGCAAACCACCTCAAGGTGTCCACTTTGTAGCTTGGAAGCGAGCTGGAGGATGTCTCGTTCGAGCCAGTGAGGTAAGCTTGCGTCTGAGCTGCCGGACTTCTGCCATCAGTTCCCGCTCTTGGCATGCCAGTTCTTCTCGTCTTCTGTTTAACGACACTTAAGTGCAAGAAACTCGGACTTAACATTGCGGCTAACATACCATAACTACCATTAATGCTTAGTGGAAAACTGACGCCTCCTGCCCAGAAACACTATGGTTTTAAAAGTCACTGTATGAGAGACAGCCCCAAGACCTGTAAAAGCAAGGAACAACTCCTCCTAAGTCCTTTGAAAGTGGTACCTATGCTTTGTTACAAGAAAGTCAGATAATGATGGGTCGCTATGGCAGGTCCACAGATACACGCTTCCCTTTGCGTAGAGTTTTGCACATAAGAtgatgtgattttaaaaatgtactttcaCTGTCCGTAACGGCTAGGATAGCCCAGAGGAAATGGTTATAGACTAATTCCTGACTGTAACTCtcagtaatattttaatgaaagacGGTTCTAAATCTTTTCAACATTCCCAAATCATGCATAACTATGAAGACAGAAAAGGCATAGGTAAAATGATCAGGTCAGAATGAGATTAAACTAGGCTGACATTTAATATGACTGTTCTCATCCTCTGACACCCTTCAGGCACTTCCTATCCGTGCTGCCCCTGgtagtgaagacattttttcagGTGTGAAATAGAATACATCGATAAACTGGTTTACTATCCACTAAACACCTACACAACAAATAATGACTCAATCTCACAATGAGGCGTTCCAGCAATGCTTCTGAAATGAAACGTTAAAGAAAGGAATGCCCTAACTTGGAAACTTACTGTGTGATGATGACTCTGATGCAGACAAATCATTCAGACAGATGTTTCCAGACCTTGGCACGTGCTGGAGTTCAACCCCTCTTTCTGTGCGGCCAGCCTTTAAATCACACAGTCTCTCTGTgggaaatggagaaaaggaTTCGTTGTCAATCAAGTGTGTTTCAATTTCTAGTGAATTTTTCTAGCTTGAGGTGAAACAGTTTTTCTCCAGGAAGCAAAACTGGAACAATCATTCACTCCAGCTAATGGCAAGTATAATTTGCTAAGAATTAGAAGTCAATGCTTCTAGTCTATGGGTCAAAGCTATGCatcactgcttttcattttcagaaattacagcTCCATATGTGCTGTTTCTTCCTATGTAATTAATCTTCTGACAAATGGGCCACTCAGATCATGCGGAATACGGCTACTCGCAATTTTAGGAGGAGACACCCATTTTAATAATTTGCAGTTGCAAATTACTccatattaaaaacattagGCAAATAAGGGCAAAAGTTTGCCCAAAGCAGTATTCATCACCTAATCTTAATACTAATCACTAATCTTGTGTCAGCCTTGCAGAGATGTGAGAATAAGAGAAATATctgcaaaaacacacacatgcagcaTCTGAGGAGGATGTACTGGCCAATTCTGGAAGCGCATAagtagttggttttttttttcctgtgaacaACCACTTGGCAAAGTCACTTGTTGGCAGCCAGTTTGCTGTTCTTTACATTATTTGACAGAGGATTTCTAAGGGACGCGATTTTACAATCAGCTTAAGCTGATCTAAACCTGTGCTTCTACCAAAAGTGTCATTTATATTGCCGCATCTGATAGATATCAAACTGAGATTTGTTTCCAAGTCTGGCCTGATATATTGGTTTCATGAAGGAATACTGCCAAAAAGTCCTTATGTAAAGGAGTTAAGCTTAAGTTTATCCCTAATATTGGACACTTAGTTTGCATTCAGTTGCTGAATGCTTCATGCCAACATCCACACAGAACTGCATTATCTATACGCTCACCAAAATAGCCATCTTctctttgcagcttttcagCCATTTCTAGTGCGTCCTTCATTTTGTCTTCTAAAAACTGCTTCCTGTGCACATCTGCGGCAGCAGCGGCCTTCTGCTCTTCTTCCAGCTGAGCTTTTTTCTGTATAACTTCTTCCCACTGTGCAACAGAGGTATGAAATATGTCCTCAACAGATGCGTTGCAAGGAAAAAATCAACATGTAAAACCATCTGGATTATTACAGACTAAACTTCACCCTTAAATCAAAATATATGTTATTAAGCTGagtcaatatttctttttgaaaaatttaTCAAACACCTGGAGAAAGGTAAAAGTTTagatcagaggaaaaaaaaatgagaggaaCTTACAGCATTAGGGATATGCTTTCCTAAGCCTAAAATATTCTCACCAAATTGCTCCAGTGCTTCCAGAAACTTCCagtcaaaacagaaaaggagcaaaagaCAGTTACACTTGTGCCAGACCCACTTAGAAAGAGAAATCATGCAAATACcgttttttcttctgcttccctaACGGCCTTCAGCAGTTCAGCTTCCTTCACCCTGTTGTCATGCAGCAGCTTGGCTATCTCCTCATAACGCTTCTCACGGTCCTGATCACCACGCCTTAGTTTATGCAACGCTTGCAACCTCCAGTCGGTGCCAACAcgtttctgctctgctttggcTAAATTTTCTTCAGCCACCtaataaaacatctttcttACCAGGAATCCATCAGCgctttcttctgcttcctcaTCCTTCTTATTCTTTCCCCTACtgagggtctttttttttagtttgtttgttttttaatcttttggaAAGAGGCGTCAACCCTCTCCatgattttggggtttttgctttcCTAGTATGGATTTAATACAATTTACAGGTGCAGTTAACACAAGAGTGATACCTGGATGCCAATACTTCCACCCACATCCATCTGCTTCCAAAAATCGAAGGCTGTTTACAAAAATTCAGACCCATATGTTTATTTCTAGACAAAATATAAATGCAGATGCCAAGCATATGGGCAGTGGGTTAGCTGCAACTATTTTTCCAACTGTGTAGTTACAAGTTCTGAGCTTGAAAATCTGAACAATTCCTAATGTCAAGCTACACACATTCATTACTGTGATCTGGAAGACAGCTTCTACTGCTGAATTTCCTGCCAAGTGCTACAACTGAAAGTTCCTCTGAGGCttacttttgttttattattgttacAGATAAAACATGTTCCTTAACAGGAGGATGTCTTATTCTGAAAAGCACTTTTGAGTCTTATATGACTTCTAAGTTCTGAGAAGTAAAGAAAAGTTAATATTCGTGACAGACCCAGAGAATTTCAGTATTACATAGCTGTTTGGACACTTCAGTCAGATTTTTGAAAACTTCAAAAACTTTAAACATACCATCATAATTTATTAATATAGGCAtctagaaattaaatttctttagaacatattttcatattaacTTGAAGTATCTAATTGTAATTAAAATACTATTAACTAGTACTACTTGTACTAGTTAGCATAGTAACTCCCCAAAATACATGTTAAGATCCAGTTGTCTTACTATCTgagctttctggttttcttctctaTCTATTTCCATCAATCTCTGAACAAGATGATCTTCCAGATCCATCCTTCTTCGACGGGCATCCACCTCTTCTCTCATTTCCTTTGTAACTGCCTCTTGATCTTTGATTAGATGCTGCCAAACACACAAATGTGAATTATTGGTCCTAACCCACATTTGTAATTCTGTCTCTTTAACATCTATTAGAATTTCATTAAACTAGTATTTTAATATACCCGCACATCTCATCCCACTACACATCATAACTGTCCAAAAAAGTGACAGTCCCCGCTGTTTTATCCGCTTGGAATTGCACTAAGCCTGAGTTATCACAGTGGTCTCGCAGGTTGATACTGATGTAATTCCATCCCCTGGATTACAGTGGAGCATAAAATTCCAACTGAAATGAAGTAGATCcattatgaaaatattctgtagtTTTATGGCACATTTTAGCCAAAACCTCAAAATGTTTCACAAATATAAATCACGTTTCATGGTATGGGGACTTAAACACAACTGCAGCTTGAATGCAGAGGTGACTTGCCAAAATAGTATGAACCAGCAGCAGATCTGGAAATAGAATTTTAACTCTCACCACCTTTTCTTCACATTCATCAAAGCACATCTACACAGTTTTCTGGGGAAGACACAACCCCTTCCCAGGCCTGCGGGAATCTATTGAGCTGAGTCAGCAGGGTAGTGAAGCAAAGGTAACATACACGGCCTTCTAAGCTTGAATATAGCCCCTCACTGATGGCAGTAAAACGGTCAGTTCAGGGCATGGGCAGGGAAAGCCTGTCTACACAGGCTCTTGTGGGCAGACATATATCCTCAGTTAGTTAAATAATTGCTACCTTTCTAGCCTAAAGAGGATGATCACTGTAGAATTAGTTCCCTTAAACAGCTGACTTTACATGTACTGGAACACAAATGAGCATCGCCTGGTTTGCGTTATGTAGCCACAGTACAGCTGGCTGggtatttaataaataaatgctaaaaGAAATTTAGCCCGGTTATGCTCAGCATGGGTTATAAAAAGTCTATGgccaaaagctttaaaaatatgcttcgAAATAAGGGTTAGCTATCTAGACGTCCACTTCTGCTCACACTCCATCGGATCTGCAGGTATGCAGGATGGGCACATGTAGCTGTGATTTCTCAACACAACTTACTACTTCAAACCAAAAGTCTTCCACTGCCAGCCTTGCTTTTCAGTCATTAATTAGTTATAATAATAAACTCATATTTAACTTCAAACTGTATTATTGATTAAAACCCTTTATAACTGAATAGCGATCTTTCTGAATTGTAAGTCAATCATTTGAGAAAGGAACTGCACATTCCTCACAAACCATGGTTCCTTTTAGGGTAACGATGTTGTTGGCAATTAGATATTTTTTCGTCAACTACATCAATCTGCTATACAGTTCTTTCCAGAAAATGCAGACATATCCAGATACCACAGATGAAAAGGTGGGAGTTTCTGGGATGAGGAACATGTCGTTATAGacttatttcttatttacaCATTCTCTCAACCAGCTGAGCACACAGCTAAACCCTGCAGCAGCCAAATAATACTCTTCATGGGAGAAGAATAAATGGGTATTTTCTGTTATCTTTCCAGTGTTATACCAATAAAATGGTATATCTGGGTATTTTCTCCCAGAAAAACAGATAACAGTGAGTTCTACTAATGTGAGTCCTACTAATGCTTTTATCAGCAGAGAGTTATtctaaaaaatatattagagagagaaaaaaaaaaccaggccCCCTTTTTTCTCACAAAGTCCGCTTGAATGAATACAACCAAATCTGAGAACTGCAAAGGAAcaacatttaaatataaacatcTGTATAGTTCCCTAAGAATTACCTGTTCAGAAAGCTGTCTTTGTGATTCAAGTTCCATCCGTTGTACTTCTACATCTTGAACAGTAGCAGCTGTTTCACGCTCTCTCATGGATACCTTGAGGAGAAgagaaacacatgaaaacacAGTAAAGGAGAAATTCTTCACCCTTAAAAAATTCAATATCAAGAAAAATGTCCAAAACCACAAGCCACATCCTACTTCTAAATTCTAGTTCACTTTCTGTCATACTGTGAATAACGGAAAATACTGCACATTAGAAGTACAGGGCAAGGTGGAAAACAGGCACAGGAATAGTTTTGTATCCAGCCAAGCTTATTAGGGAAATATCAGGCTTGATCTAGCGCTAATCATCTGCCAGATGCAACTCCAAATTGAATAAGGAGTCTCTGAACCCAGAACGCTGCGGAGGACAGTACACAGATAGGGAAGTGGCCATTTTGCACCTGGCAGAACCTGTGCTGAGCTGGAGCTGAGAAATCTTACAGTGCCCTGACTGCggaaacaaacacaaagctgCACCGTGCTCTGCAAAGCGTGGTGCTGAGACACGAGGAATGGCCCTGCGAAGACTCAACTTGTGCCCACAAGGTACAAAAGCTTGCATTCTCAGCATCTGCATTCCACTGTGCTCGAGCTAGTAACACAGGAGCAGAACCAGGCCTGGCCAGAGGCCTCTCAATCAATAGCAGAGTTAATCTGCAATCTGGACATACAGCCCACTGACAGCTGAGAATTCACTAGTCCTTTAAGCAGCTCATTACATTTTTCAGCACTGCCAATATACAGATGAATCTGGCTTTTCTCAGGAATTTTGCCAGTTAAAGCAAGCCAGTGGAACATAGTGAGTGCCAAATAAAACTGTTAAATAATACATTTACCACTTAAAGCAGTCCATGTCATGTTAAATACACCTCTGGGCTCACAAATCACAGTATATCAACTGAAATTTTAGTTATGcgttttttctttgtttattttcactAATAAACCTTCACGAAAAGAATTGCTTGAGCAATACTCAGCCTTTCTCGCAATTTCATCATCAAGACGTTTCAGTTCCATTTGATGCTGATCTTGCTGGTATTTCAGAAAACGCCGCCTTGAAGCATCTAGAAATTGTAGTTCCTGTACTTTCAGTGCTCTTTTCACAGCAGCTAGTCTTCAAAGCcgaaacaaacagaaacaaggGAACTTGTATACATGAAAGGTCAGTACCAAAGAGCACAAACCTGTGCTGCAGTTATCTACTAGTTACTGTGAGCTAATCTCTAACTTACAAAGCTTAGGACAGTTggtttcattcttttaaatggTCCAGTTTTCACCTACAAGCCAAAATTAAAttcacagacacacagacatcCTCTAATAGCAATGGCCCCAATTAAGCTTTGAAGTCCTCTGCCCTATTTCTGTTCTAGTTTACTATTGCAGTGATCCAATGATCTGGTACCTCTTTCTGCACAAAATTAGTCCTAagtttatttggaaaatatcaAACTCTTTcaagaacaaaaccacaaactcaAGAATTAGCATGCAAAGAAAGGTTCACTGCcctcttaaaaaacaaacaaacaaacaaaacactctGTAGGTTACAGAGGTTTAAGAGAAGTGCCTGTAGTCAtggcccttggggacatggtttagtggtggacttggtagcattaggttaacagttggacttgatgatcttaagggtcttttccaacctatgaCTAAATTCTCTTAAACCTTCACAACTGCAAAATGTACAAACCAACAGTTCAGCTTCAGTACTGTCACAACTCTCTGCTCAGCAACCAATATATAAAGCAGACTTTTTACTAAATCCTCTAGAAGTACAAGGATGTGTACAGTCACGGATACTAAAAGTGACTCCTATATTTGCAGTGAGTCTGCCCACAGTGCAAGTCTGAAGTCTCAGTGTGCAAATACACAGCAATTGACTGCTTAAGAGCATTCACAGTCTGAAGAGATCAGACAAAAGGCTGGGAGCTGAGACAAAAATATGAAGTGACTTGGCCTCTCATCTGCTGTATTCCCTCAGGCAAGGCAGTAATACAACCCAGATCACTTCAATCCCACACCAGAGTCTGACCCACCAGACCACACTGTTTTCCCACATTACAACTTATACAAATTAGTGGTTATTTCTGCTTTACTCACGGTTAAAAATGTAATAGCAGGATACAGTAGCCAGGCCCCTAATGTTTCTTATATTGTAATACCTCTGCCTCTGTTCCGCCAGCTTCTCTTCTTCTTCCAGTAGCATTTTTCGCCTCTGTTCTTCAGCTTCTCGaagtaatttctgcttttgataCCAGGCTTCATCTTCTGCTTTCCGTTCCTGTGCTTTAGCTTCTAATTCATGCACTAATTGTCTAAATGGAAGGAGATCACATGCTAATAATTCAAGCCAAGTATCAAGAAATTACTTGATACTTAGAAATTGATGACTGTACTAGCAAAGAACCGCTGAAATGAGATGTCGTGAGAGTATGGCATCCCCTTTATGTGCTGATAAAGTACATGAGGAAGAGTTACAATACCGACAACAGGGCATTTCAGATGAGTGcagatattttcttcctcacatTCTTAACAAAAAGTAGTTTCTAAGGTGCCGTGGCATCATGATACCAGCTGATCTCAATAGCAAGCTGAGAACTCCTGGCCCTTCACAATGTTGTACACTACAAAGTCAGTGGAGGTTTAGGCTCTTGACTTAAAAGCTTTCAAGTTTGAAGGCTTGCGGCCCAATATTTTCTGTGAATTAAcgaacatttttttgtttaagataAGACTaccaatttaaattaaaaatgtgtcaaACCAAATAACTCTCAACCTTTAGCAGCTATTTAATCTTCCTGAATTTTCTTAATTGTCTCTCTTCCCAAACATACAGATTACAACACAAAAAGGCAATTGTGTCCACCTGTCCCTCCCATTCTGATACTGTCTTCAACTTCCCTATTAATACCTCTCTCGTAAGTATTCAATTTCATCCTGTCTTATCCTCTCCCATTCCCGAGTTTGATAATCCACAATGAACTTGGgatatttattaaatacaggGTACTGTCCTTTTGTAAGTGGTATGAAGTCATCAAGCATACGCTGTGGATGAATATCTAGCGGTGTAGCCTCCACAAGATGATATGCTTCCTTAATCACAACGTTAATGTCCAGGTTGTTACGATGATGAAAGAAATACTGTAAGAGACATGCTTCCATTTACATTCTAAAAAAGATTAAGCAAGTTTTTAATATATCTATCTGGGAATAATTAGGTAAATTAGCAAGATCTATATTCCAAAAGTTGGTTTAAAAAGGGATTATTAAGTTAGCCCTACCAATTAGTAAAATATCATCAGCTCAAATGACTTGACCCAAACCGCTTCGAGTTGTAGAAGTATGTTCTAGTTCTTTTCCTTATCTTCAAATGGCAGTTGTGTCAGGGATCTGGAAAGCTAGGTGTGAATTTAGAGTGTCCAACTGCCGACACAGACACTCCTACCACTGGATAAACCTCCCTCGACTTCAGGTGTTCAAACATGAAGCTTGGACGTTCCTCTTCTGCAAGGACTATTCTTCCTGTCAGAGATCTTATTCACCAAGATCTTTAATCTTCTAAATCTTTAAATTGGTTATTATTAAACATAGCAATAATGTCTGTTTGATGTCTGTCAAAGTAACTGCTCACTAGCACATTTTCAAGGTGGAACTCTTTGCTTGCCTACAGatgttttcatatgaaaaaacCTCCTCCTCCCATGTAAGGCTAAACATAAGGAAACGTTTTGATTTAGCTTCAGAGAATGTCAAATAATACGGCCAAAGTTTGcaaatctgaaagcaaaataatgaaacaaCATGACAGAATGACTGTGTCTTGTCGCCACAGGCACAAGTCCATATTAAATCCCCCAAAAAGAGGCAGAATTATTTCGTGGTTGACGAATGACTGACATTTACAAAATGGCTTTTAGTGGCATTAGAAAGCTTATGAAGCTTTTAAAGATCTCGTCGCATGAAACTACAGGAGATTGGTCAATATTTTACTCATTTATTGTATATGTTAGGTACTAGATGACACTGTTCAGAAACATGTAATAATATATTAATGTGGAAATGAAGCATCTCCTTTTAACCTCCACAACAACAGATCCAATGTTTTATATATCTCTGTGGGAACACTTCCATGTGACTGACTTAAATATGAAGATGTTTACCTCAAAATCTCCTGTTTGATTACAGTGAAGCAAGGGAGCTCTGGAACATATAATATAGGCAACAACAATCATCAGAAAGTATGAAGGATGATTGGAGAAGATATTGTCAAAGACTTTCAGCCATTCTTCTCTTGTTAGAACCTCAGAGAACAGTGTTTCTAGAAGAGGCCAAGCATAAACCTACATTATTtgggaaaattaagaaaatattccaTTAGTACAATTTTACCattccttttaaagaaataatatgaATTCTTCTTGTCTTATAACATGAATCTATtgatttatggaagaaaaaggagctAAAGCAGTGTATTTGAAGGTAAGGTTTATCACCCACTATAAACATTCAAAATTAATATTGGGTgattataaataaatttattacttCACTGAATGTCTAAATTTTCTGTTTAGATTTGCAAAGCTAAATTCATCCCTAATGACAAGTGGGgattacaaaattaatttgtcaTAACTAcgtccatttaaaaaaaaaaaagtacatttatgATTTGATAAGTAGATTTTCAAGCAATGTGGACTTGAAAGCAAAGGACTTCTAAGAACTACAATAGCACGTATGTGAGATTTATCatcatggaaaaggaaaagctgcaggaaagcaaTGATATATTCTTTACCCTCCCATATCATTCACTGTTATTTAATGAAAACCCCCtcaaaaaagaattatttcaaaataaaagatgagTGCATTATCATTCATGGCAATGAATTTTATATACAGAAGTTGGCTAGAATATTACCTGTGAAGTCacattgtattttattaaatgctgAAGTAGTTCTTTGTCATGATGTGCCAAAACATTTTCAATCATACTAAGGACATTAACTGGAGGATTGGGAAAATACTCAAACCAGTGCTGACAAAaattaactgaaagaaaaaaaaaaaaagaccaacacAATCCACTGTAATCCAGTGACAGACTCTTGACAACCTTAAGGTTTGGTTGTAAAGGCTATAAATTTAAGAGGTATTTTTAGGCAGCAAAACCTATTTAAGATATTTCCATCTTCTCTCTTTCCTAGCATTTATTCTTAAACCATTCCCACAGTACACTTGCTCCTCCAGCTGCATTGGCATGAGTGTTTGTGTCAGTACACTGTGAACCAGACTGGGGAACTAATCTGGCTCAAAAATAAAACGAAAAAAAGCCTGTGTGCTGTGGGACTAAGTGGCTGGAAGCAGATGGGCATACTTACACTGGTATTTCTGTCTCATGAAACTACAGCCTAGATCAAGTAATTTTTAACATACTaagaataatttctgtaaaCTTGGATACTTA contains the following coding sequences:
- the TBC1D31 gene encoding TBC1 domain family member 31 isoform X2; protein product: MESCDVGGRQQGPIWHRKPGPAARRGVIINIIHSVKGYHSKTIRFLNVAFDSSGDSLLAGDHQGNIYVFDLIGNRFNLVQRTMQACTALAFNLRRRTEFLVALADYSVKCFDTETKELVSWMRGHDSSVSSISVHGSGRYAITTSTDTAQLWDLDTFQRKRKLNVRQSVGIQKVFFLPLSNTILSCFKDNSVFAWEFDTLRCKYRLPTPIEGSVLLYKVFAVTRDGRIFVAGGKSNNLHLWCLESRQLIRIIQMPANVRAVRHLEFLPDSFDGGSNQVLGVLSQDNIMRFIHIETCKLLFDIGSHEVGISTAAASPNGRYIASVMENGSLNLYSVQALTQEGNKPPPPMFKVIEDSSKCLSEANKLTMRVTSGRSERPWKSKGSKIETRLLKLQGNTSLENKENELPGGLNKKHLQALLKGFGEYPAKYRMFVWRSLLQLPENHLAFSSLIDKGTHTAFVNIQNEYPIKSRKLLRVLQRTLSALAHWSAIFAETPYIPLLAFPFVKLFQNNQLICFEVVATVVVNFCQHWFEYFPNPPVNVLSMIENVLAHHDKELLQHLIKYNVTSQVYAWPLLETLFSEVLTREEWLKVFDNIFSNHPSYFLMIVVAYIICSRAPLLHCNQTGDFEYFFHHRNNLDINVVIKEAYHLVEATPLDIHPQRMLDDFIPLTKGQYPVFNKYPKFIVDYQTREWERIRQDEIEYLRERQLVHELEAKAQERKAEDEAWYQKQKLLREAEEQRRKMLLEEEEKLAEQRQRLAAVKRALKVQELQFLDASRRRFLKYQQDQHQMELKRLDDEIARKVSMRERETAATVQDVEVQRMELESQRQLSEQHLIKDQEAVTKEMREEVDARRRRMDLEDHLVQRLMEIDREENQKAQIVAEENLAKAEQKRVGTDWRLQALHKLRRGDQDREKRYEEIAKLLHDNRVKEAELLKAVREAEEKTWEEVIQKKAQLEEEQKAAAAADVHRKQFLEDKMKDALEMAEKLQREDGYFERLCDLKAGRTERGVELQHVPRSGNICLNDLSASESSSHMSLNRRREELACQERELMAEVRQLRRKLTSLARTRHPPARFQATKWTP